From a single Larimichthys crocea isolate SSNF chromosome XIII, L_crocea_2.0, whole genome shotgun sequence genomic region:
- the pbxip1b gene encoding pre-B-cell leukemia homeobox interacting protein 1b isoform X4, with amino-acid sequence MSGGSSANNSWTILTPEENVAETLRPLAEGTEHHGEILTSAEGSGENQPASGAESAEGLPVEGHLVSDDKTAELSGDTSTEQHTSEPAALTDAPVPTSLEVPGSDALSQSEGLPEGPAQTTPDPDSFSDSYTHITPTPDDPPATQLTTETLGGLEFTQEEETLTQEGTRHSLNGEGLHQDGEELDPSSRTCDVGKQADSPVDSEVGEERTEKTGEEGESEVRRRSLLAALERVGRTEEEEEIEEEFQLPQRDDGSGFSVNKCILGAVILLGLGTIFFSGVFMDLDEESDYGTRELNDAELPGKQEWLNPEIPPPAVDADNTELLNNLAKGNEQISVLQAQLQAQKEELKVAKGQAVEGAKERFLWEEVEKENTANEAAQAAVKPPTSPSSGQPEDSTQGTVSSTQRQPMKPWDDQREKKKDMKRDKKDMGENKEGKERESPEWKEGEKKQRKDGGKSEWKKGKHEQGKFDKEKDKEEKQKRQSSETKQWKEKDWKKEKASRGDEGKPWKDREGKKEWVEKSERKELKEERGWKKAKHEKENEGKQWRGKEEKKDWKVEKEHGEKHKGREEWKGERGWKKGKDGYKESDKEKWEKKDWKEKGEKKEWKKDSDWKSKNGKDHSKEGKGKGERKQWEESTNHGKDRKRKDERKEWKSENGKDDKEWKRKDERKQWKSENGKDDKEWKRKDERKQSEKEEEQWKRGGQKEKKQNGDWNKDRSSAQTHEDEHGFTCIHGKEDHLWGDRKTPHTHRRPSMEQPEYWVQQRDRLQHKPKPPQSCNSLESCAQAEGLLPVSFPEFEVILQTYLAKAEGMGVDASVREELKNLATQFFKDGLFVHDQMSFQDFAEDLEDVLEDMVEGGESEEEGSAREEEMEGFEEEVMKKFSLPGAGEKEEKSKGERKKESGRGRG; translated from the exons ATGTCTGGTGGCAGCAGTGCTAACAACAGCTGGACCATCCTCACGCCCGAG gaAAATGTCGCTGAAACCCTGAGGCCTTTGGCAGAGGGGACGGAGCACCATGGAGAAATCCTTACATCTGCAGAAG GTTCTGGGGAGAACCAGCCTGCAAGTGGTGCAGAGTCTGCAGAGGGGCTCCCTGTGGAGGGCCACCTG GTATCAGACGACAAAACAGCAGAGCTAAGTGGAGACACAAGTACAGAGCAACACACCTCGGAGCCAGCTGCCCTCACTGATGCTCCTGTTCCCACCTCTTTGGAAGTGCCTGGAAGTGATGCACTCAGCCAGTCAGAGGGCCTACCCGAGGGCCCGGCCCAAACCACCCCTGACcctgattcattttctgactCCTACACCCACATAACTCCCACCCCTGATGATCCCCCGGCCACACAGCTGACCACAGAAACTCTGGGAGGGTTGGAGTTTACACAGGAAGAAGAGACGCTCACTCAGGAAGGAACGCGGCATTCACTAAATGGGGAGGGGCTACATCAGGACGGGGAGGAGTTAGACCCGTCATCGAGGACATGTGACGTGGGGAAACAGGCAG ACTCCCCTGTCGATTCAGAGGTGGGCGAGGAGAGGACTgagaagacaggagaggagggagagtcAGAGGTGAGAAGGAGATCTCTCTTAGCAGCTCTGGAGCGGGTCggaagaacagaggaggaagaagaaatagaGGAGGAGTTCCAGCTGCCACAGCGGGACGATGGCAGCGGGTTTTCTGTGAACAAGTGCATCCTGGGTGCTGTGATTCTGTTAGGCCTTGGCACCATCTTTTTCTCAG GTGTCTTCATGGACCTGGATGAGG agagTGACTACGGTACACGGGAGCTGAATGACGCAGAGTTACCAGGAAAACAG GAGTGGCTCAACCCAGAGATTCCTCCACCCGCGGTAGATGCTGACAATACAGAGCTTCTAAATAATTTAGCCAAAGGGAATGAGCAGATTTCTGTGCTACAAGCCCAACTTCAG GCACAGAAAGAAGAGCTAAAAGTAGCCAAGGGACAGGCAGTAGAGGGAGCAAAGGAGCGGTTTCtttgggaggaggtggagaaggaaaaCA CAGCCAATGAAGCAGCTCAAGCAGCTGTGAAGCCCCCGACATCTCCCTCCAGTGGCCAGCCTGAGGACAGCACACAGGGCACGGTCAGCTCTACTCAGAGACAGCCTATGAAGCCATGGGatgaccagagagagaaaaagaaggataTGAAGAGGGATAAAAAGGACATGGGCGAGAATaaggaggggaaagagagagaaagtcctgaatggaaggaaggagaaaagaaacagcgcAAAGATGGAGGAAAGAGCGAATGGAAAAAGGGAAAGCATGAGCAAGGAAAGTTTGACAAGGAGAAAGATaaggaagaaaagcagaagaggcagagtagtgagacaaaacaatggAAGGAGAAGGACTGGAAGAAGGAAAAGGCAAGCAGGGGCGATGAAGGAAAGCCATGGAAGGATAGGGAAGGGAAGAAAGAGTGGGTAgagaagagtgagagaaaagaattgaaggaagagagaggctGGAAAAAGGCAAAACATGAGAAAGAGAATGAGGGTAAACAATGGAGGGgtaaggaggagaagaaggattGGAAAGTAGAAAAAGAGCATGGAGAGAAGCACAAGGGCAGAGAGGAATGGAAGGGAGAAAGGGGGTGGAAGAAGGGGAAAGATGGCTACAAGGAAAGTGACAAAGAGAAATGGGAGAAAAAAGAttggaaagagaaaggagagaagaaagagtggAAGAAAGACAGTGACTGGAAGAGTAAGAATGGTAAAGACCACAGTAAGGAAGGTAAAGGAAAGGGTGAAAGGAAACAGTGGGAAGAGAGCACAAATCATGGCAAAGATAGGaagaggaaggatgagaggaAAGAGTGGAAGAGTGAAAATGGTAAAGATGACAAGGAATGGAAGAGGAAAGATGAGAGGAAACAGTGGAAGAGTGAAAATGGTAAAGATGATAAGGAATGGaagaggaaggatgagaggaaacagagtgaaaaggaagaagagcagtggaagagaggaggacagaaagaaaaaaaacaaaacggaGATTGGAACAAGGACAGATCAAGTGCCCAGACACATGAAGATGAGCACGGATTTACTTGTATTCATGGCAAGGAAGACCATCTGTGGGGAGACAGGAAgactcctcacacacaccgcAGACCCTCCATGGAACAGCCAGAGTACTGGGTCCAGCAGCGAGACCGCCTCCAGCACAAACCCAAACCACCACAGAGTTGTAACTCATTGGAGTCCTGTGCCCAGGCTGAGGGGCTGCTCCCTGTCTCCTTCCCTGAGTTTGAGGTCATCCTCCAGACTTACCTAGCTAAGGCAGAAGGGATGGGAGTCGATGCCTCCGTAAGAGAAGAGCTCAAAAATCTAGCCACCCAATTCTTCAAGGATGGACTCTTTGTTCACGACCAGATGAGCTTTCAGGATTTCGCTGAAGATCTGGAAGATGTTTTGGAAGACATGGTGGAAGGGGGTGAGAGCGAGGAAGAGGGTAGCGccagagaggaagaaatggaGGGGTTCGAAGAAGAAGTCATGAAAAAGTTTTCACTGCcaggagcaggagagaaagaggagaaatccaaaggggagaggaagaaggagagcgGACGAGGACGTGGCTGA
- the pbxip1b gene encoding pre-B-cell leukemia homeobox interacting protein 1b isoform X5 has protein sequence MSGGSSANNSWTILTPEENVAETLRPLAEGTEHHGEILTSAEGSGENQPASGAESAEGLPVEGHLVSDDKTAELSGDTSTEQHTSEPAALTDAPVPTSLEVPGSDALSQSEGLPEGPAQTTPDPDSFSDSYTHITPTPDDPPATQLTTETLGGLEFTQEEETLTQEGTRHSLNGEGLHQDGEELDPSSRTCDVGKQADSPVDSEVGEERTEKTGEEGESEVRRRSLLAALERVGRTEEEEEIEEEFQLPQRDDGSGFSVNKCILGAVILLGLGTIFFSGVFMDLDEESDYGTRELNDAELPGKQEWLNPEIPPPAVDADNTELLNNLAKGNEQISVLQAQLQAQKEELKVAKGQAVEGAKERFLWEEVEKENTNEAAQAAVKPPTSPSSGQPEDSTQGTVSSTQRQPMKPWDDQREKKKDMKRDKKDMGENKEGKERESPEWKEGEKKQRKDGGKSEWKKGKHEQGKFDKEKDKEEKQKRQSSETKQWKEKDWKKEKASRGDEGKPWKDREGKKEWVEKSERKELKEERGWKKAKHEKENEGKQWRGKEEKKDWKVEKEHGEKHKGREEWKGERGWKKGKDGYKESDKEKWEKKDWKEKGEKKEWKKDSDWKSKNGKDHSKEGKGKGERKQWEESTNHGKDRKRKDERKEWKSENGKDDKEWKRKDERKQWKSENGKDDKEWKRKDERKQSEKEEEQWKRGGQKEKKQNGDWNKDRSSAQTHEDEHGFTCIHGKEDHLWGDRKTPHTHRRPSMEQPEYWVQQRDRLQHKPKPPQSCNSLESCAQAEGLLPVSFPEFEVILQTYLAKAEGMGVDASVREELKNLATQFFKDGLFVHDQMSFQDFAEDLEDVLEDMVEGGESEEEGSAREEEMEGFEEEVMKKFSLPGAGEKEEKSKGERKKESGRGRG, from the exons ATGTCTGGTGGCAGCAGTGCTAACAACAGCTGGACCATCCTCACGCCCGAG gaAAATGTCGCTGAAACCCTGAGGCCTTTGGCAGAGGGGACGGAGCACCATGGAGAAATCCTTACATCTGCAGAAG GTTCTGGGGAGAACCAGCCTGCAAGTGGTGCAGAGTCTGCAGAGGGGCTCCCTGTGGAGGGCCACCTG GTATCAGACGACAAAACAGCAGAGCTAAGTGGAGACACAAGTACAGAGCAACACACCTCGGAGCCAGCTGCCCTCACTGATGCTCCTGTTCCCACCTCTTTGGAAGTGCCTGGAAGTGATGCACTCAGCCAGTCAGAGGGCCTACCCGAGGGCCCGGCCCAAACCACCCCTGACcctgattcattttctgactCCTACACCCACATAACTCCCACCCCTGATGATCCCCCGGCCACACAGCTGACCACAGAAACTCTGGGAGGGTTGGAGTTTACACAGGAAGAAGAGACGCTCACTCAGGAAGGAACGCGGCATTCACTAAATGGGGAGGGGCTACATCAGGACGGGGAGGAGTTAGACCCGTCATCGAGGACATGTGACGTGGGGAAACAGGCAG ACTCCCCTGTCGATTCAGAGGTGGGCGAGGAGAGGACTgagaagacaggagaggagggagagtcAGAGGTGAGAAGGAGATCTCTCTTAGCAGCTCTGGAGCGGGTCggaagaacagaggaggaagaagaaatagaGGAGGAGTTCCAGCTGCCACAGCGGGACGATGGCAGCGGGTTTTCTGTGAACAAGTGCATCCTGGGTGCTGTGATTCTGTTAGGCCTTGGCACCATCTTTTTCTCAG GTGTCTTCATGGACCTGGATGAGG agagTGACTACGGTACACGGGAGCTGAATGACGCAGAGTTACCAGGAAAACAG GAGTGGCTCAACCCAGAGATTCCTCCACCCGCGGTAGATGCTGACAATACAGAGCTTCTAAATAATTTAGCCAAAGGGAATGAGCAGATTTCTGTGCTACAAGCCCAACTTCAG GCACAGAAAGAAGAGCTAAAAGTAGCCAAGGGACAGGCAGTAGAGGGAGCAAAGGAGCGGTTTCtttgggaggaggtggagaaggaaaaCA CCAATGAAGCAGCTCAAGCAGCTGTGAAGCCCCCGACATCTCCCTCCAGTGGCCAGCCTGAGGACAGCACACAGGGCACGGTCAGCTCTACTCAGAGACAGCCTATGAAGCCATGGGatgaccagagagagaaaaagaaggataTGAAGAGGGATAAAAAGGACATGGGCGAGAATaaggaggggaaagagagagaaagtcctgaatggaaggaaggagaaaagaaacagcgcAAAGATGGAGGAAAGAGCGAATGGAAAAAGGGAAAGCATGAGCAAGGAAAGTTTGACAAGGAGAAAGATaaggaagaaaagcagaagaggcagagtagtgagacaaaacaatggAAGGAGAAGGACTGGAAGAAGGAAAAGGCAAGCAGGGGCGATGAAGGAAAGCCATGGAAGGATAGGGAAGGGAAGAAAGAGTGGGTAgagaagagtgagagaaaagaattgaaggaagagagaggctGGAAAAAGGCAAAACATGAGAAAGAGAATGAGGGTAAACAATGGAGGGgtaaggaggagaagaaggattGGAAAGTAGAAAAAGAGCATGGAGAGAAGCACAAGGGCAGAGAGGAATGGAAGGGAGAAAGGGGGTGGAAGAAGGGGAAAGATGGCTACAAGGAAAGTGACAAAGAGAAATGGGAGAAAAAAGAttggaaagagaaaggagagaagaaagagtggAAGAAAGACAGTGACTGGAAGAGTAAGAATGGTAAAGACCACAGTAAGGAAGGTAAAGGAAAGGGTGAAAGGAAACAGTGGGAAGAGAGCACAAATCATGGCAAAGATAGGaagaggaaggatgagaggaAAGAGTGGAAGAGTGAAAATGGTAAAGATGACAAGGAATGGAAGAGGAAAGATGAGAGGAAACAGTGGAAGAGTGAAAATGGTAAAGATGATAAGGAATGGaagaggaaggatgagaggaaacagagtgaaaaggaagaagagcagtggaagagaggaggacagaaagaaaaaaaacaaaacggaGATTGGAACAAGGACAGATCAAGTGCCCAGACACATGAAGATGAGCACGGATTTACTTGTATTCATGGCAAGGAAGACCATCTGTGGGGAGACAGGAAgactcctcacacacaccgcAGACCCTCCATGGAACAGCCAGAGTACTGGGTCCAGCAGCGAGACCGCCTCCAGCACAAACCCAAACCACCACAGAGTTGTAACTCATTGGAGTCCTGTGCCCAGGCTGAGGGGCTGCTCCCTGTCTCCTTCCCTGAGTTTGAGGTCATCCTCCAGACTTACCTAGCTAAGGCAGAAGGGATGGGAGTCGATGCCTCCGTAAGAGAAGAGCTCAAAAATCTAGCCACCCAATTCTTCAAGGATGGACTCTTTGTTCACGACCAGATGAGCTTTCAGGATTTCGCTGAAGATCTGGAAGATGTTTTGGAAGACATGGTGGAAGGGGGTGAGAGCGAGGAAGAGGGTAGCGccagagaggaagaaatggaGGGGTTCGAAGAAGAAGTCATGAAAAAGTTTTCACTGCcaggagcaggagagaaagaggagaaatccaaaggggagaggaagaaggagagcgGACGAGGACGTGGCTGA